Genomic DNA from Vanrija pseudolonga chromosome 3, complete sequence:
GTACGGCTACCGCCCCGTCATTATGGGCtgcctcgtcttcctcgcggCCGTGACGACCATTTTCTTCTGCGCACCCAGCGTCCAGGTGCTGCTTGTTGGCGAGATCCTTGCCGGCATTCCATGGGGCGTGTTCCAGTCCATCGCCATCTCGTACGCGTCCGAGGTCTGCCCCGTCGCTCTCCGCGGTTACCTCACGACTTATGGCAACATCTGCTGGGGATGGGGACAGGTGGGTGCTTCCCCCTAGATACAACGACTGACACTCCTAgctcatcggcgtcggcgtcatcatGGCCATGTTCAAGCGCGAGGACCAGTGGGCCTACCGCATCCCATACGGCCTCATGTGGATGTGGTACCCGCCTCTCCTCATCGGTGTCTTTTtcgcgcccgagtcgccgtGGTGGCTGGTGCGACACGGCAAGCTTGAAGAAGCGAAGAAGAGCCTGTCGCGGTTGACTTCGTCGAAAGCCGATTCAAACTTTGATCTAGACGAGACAATCGACATGATGCGCCACacgaccgagctcgagaaggacatcacctcgggctcgtcctACCTCGACTGCTTCAAGGGCACCGACCTGCGCCGCACGGAGATCGTGTGCATGCTCTGGGCTACGCAGAACTTCTCGGGCAACACGTTCAGCAACTACTCGACCTACTTCTTCGAGCAGGCCGGACTAGTCGGTACCATTGGATACAAGTTCGCCATGGGCCAGTACGCCATtaacgtcgtcggcaccatCGTCGGTTGGGTCATCATGTCGCTCGGTGTCGGTCGCCGAAGGCTGTTCATCACTGGTCTCTGCGGCCTGTGCGTCACGCTATTAGTCCTTGGCTTCATGGGCCTCATTCCCGACCGCAAGGCGTACGACCGCTCCATGGCGACCGGGTCGCTTATGCTGGTCTGGGCAACATGGTATCAGATCTCGGTGGGCTCGATCGCCTTCTCGCTCGTTGCGGAGATGAGCACTCGTCGACTGCAGATCAAGACCGTGtccctcggccgcgcggcaTACAACGTCGCCGCAATCATCTGCAACACGCTTACGCCACGCATGATCAACCCCGAGGCGTGGAACTGGAAGAACTTTGCCGGCTTCTTCTGGGCAGGTTCGTGTGCCCTCTGCATCCTCTATCACTACTTCAGACTCCCGGAGCCCACGGGTAGGACgttcgccgagctcgacatctTGTTTGAGCGCAAGGTCCCCGCGCGCAAGTTCAAGACGACGCACGTCAACGCGTTCGACGTGGCCATCAACCACCAGGTGGCCGAGGACAAGCCGGAGCTGTCGCACGTCGACCATGTCGACCACGTTGAGAAGGTCTAGGCGTGGATATGGAGAGACGGAGGGCCGGGCGCATGCCGTGAGCAGTGTAGGGTTGAATCAGAGAGATTGTACGGTGCTATGCTATGCCGTGTTGATTGACGAGCGGGGTTGGGCAAAATGCCACATTGCGGGTTGCCGAGCGTTATCacggtggtggaggcgatATACCGCTCCCGGAGCCGAgagcctccacctccaccatgCACGACTCGACGCAGAGCCCCGTTATAGCGGCGACGGAGCGGTGGGGAGTTGCATGGAGCTGCGTGGAGGTGTTGTATGATAGTTGACacggtcgtggtggtggtgtcgggACACTCGGGAGTGGCCGATCCGGCGGTGCGGTCGGAGCGGCGTTTCACACGCGGTGAGGATTCTGCCACGAATTCCACATGGCTCTCGTATCGGATGTGCATGGCCTCGCGCCCTCGTCTAGGATTTTGGCTCTGGGCTACTGCGTACGCCGCAGGAACAGCCAGCCAACGCGTTGcggcccgccagccaggGTGGGGGGCCGCCAGAGTGGAGGGGCGGCCTGCCGGGATCGCTCCGGGTTGTATCTCCGCTTCGGGCCGCGCGGGCCGTGGAAACGGCAACTCGTGAGAGACGGCGGTGGATTGGAgcggtggtgctgcttgCTATAAAACCACCCTCGACAACGGCACACTGCTTGCCCTCTGCATCCTACACGTACATCCCAAAAGCACCACAACTCCACCATGTCCGCCCCCAAGAACAACCAGGCGACCGGCTACGCCATCACCTCGCCATCCGACTACCTCAACTTCCAGAAGAAGAcgtacgagctcgagccgctcgaggcCAACCGCGTgaccgtcgccgtcgagtgCTGCGGTGTGTGCGGGTCGGACCACCACACCATCTCGGGCGGCTGGGGCCCTTGGGAGACGCAGTTCGTCGTCACGGGCcacgaggtcgtcgggcgtgttgtcgaggtcggctcGGCCGTCACCCAGTTCAAGgtcggccagcgcgtcggcgtcggcgcgcaggtcggctCGTGCGGTAACTGCAAGTGGTGCAAGAATGACAACGGTGAGTCTACGACCGAGAGCGGAGCGAGGGCCGGCGTGGGGACAGGAGAGAGGCCAGCAGGGGCAGCGGAGAGTGAGCGGAGTAGGGTGGGAAGCGGTGGTAGTCGCCGCACTCGCGCGGACCATCGGCCCACTGTCTCCCgatcgtctcggcgccgcagtcttgggacgccgacgacctaCGCACGCACGAATACACGCGACTGACGCACGCCAGAAAACTACTGCCCCACCCCCGTGCACGGCTACAACACCAAGTGGGCGGACGGGCACGACCACCAGGGCGGCTACTCGACGCAcatccgcgccgaggagctgttCGTGTTCCCTATCCCCGACTCGATCCCgtcggtcgaggcggcgtcgaTGCTGTGCGGCGGCCTGACGTCAttctcgccgctcgtgcGCAACAATGTCGGCCCGGGCTCcaaggtcggcgtcgtcggcctcggcggcctgggcCACTACGCCGTGCtgttcggcgcggcgctcggcgccgaggtcaccGTCTTCTCGCGCTCCGACGCAaagaaggccgacgcgctcgccatggGCGCCAAGCGCTTCGTCGCGACGGTTCCGGGCTTCGAGAAGGACCTCTTCCGCGAGTTCGACCTCATCGTGTGTGCCGCGTCGTCGAACCAGCTGCCCATCGACGCACTCCTCTCGaccctcgacgtcgagaagaAGTTTGTCTTCGTCGGCATGCCCGACGAGGGCCTGAGCAACATCCGCTCGCAGACCCTCGCGGGTAACGgtgccgccctcgcctcgaGCCACATTGGCTCCAAGTGCGAGGTCATCCGCatgctcgacctcgctgtTGAGAAGAAGGTCAAGCCCTGGATCAACGTCATTCCTATgaaggacgccgccgaggccatcaaggCAGTTGAGAACGGCACTGTCCGCTACAGGACAATCCTGACGCAGGTGGGTGTGCGCGAGCATGCGTCGCGAAGCGACGCGTGCGAGGGAGCAGGACGACAGCTGACAATCCCAGGACATCGAGCCCGTTGCCTAAGCGTCGAGGAGAAAACGTTGTCAGCTGAGATGATGCATCATGTATTCGTATCGTGGGGAGCATGTGTATAGCAGTCGCATGTAAGAGGCGCAGAAGCAGAGTGTACGTCGTTGAGGCCGTATTGCATGGCCGCTTCGAGAGGtcgggccgccgccaccacccctcgCGCCACCACCCTTGCCGGCATCAACCAATTCGGCGCGTCATTCAAATCGCGCGTCGCGAACAACACAAACAGAGTTACATCCACCAACTCACCACCATATTGTATCCCATCACACCTCGTCACTACCTCACATCCTTGATAACATAGAGCGCAGGGCACACACAGGCGGGTGTGAGCTCTGGCGCCgtcctccttcctcctctccgcctctccctccccactTCCTTCCGACGCCATGGCCGCCCTCCTGTCTCCCGacaccgcgccgtcgccccggCCCAACCCGTTCGCGAAAGCGACCTCGCAGACGTCGTTCAGTCGCAGCGGGTCACTCCTCCCCTTGCGCAGCCCGTCGACCTCTACTCCAGTGCCTTCGGGttcgacgccgcagcgcaaGCCGTGGCGACTGCTCTGGCGGGGCGGGCTCGAAGTCGGCCCCGACGGCTGGCGGCTAGACGGTGCGTCTTCCCTCTGAACCTCCCCCTAACATACCAGGCATAACCTTCTTCGCGATGCTCGACTTTGCCAAAGACGCCAACGCCCCAGGTGACCCCttcgcgccgcccacgccgcgcccgtcgacgccgaacgcggccctcgccgacgccgacctgtgcctctcgctcgagtcgctccgCGGGAGGAAGTACCTCCCTGTGCGggggctgctgccgctcgcggacgacgagctggattCCGACGACAGCGTGCAGCTCAGCGTCGAGAGCCCGCTCCTCGCGTCCTTCTTCGCTTCGTCGctgtgcgccgcgccaaAGCTCACGCTGGCCggccgcacgccgctcgcgatCGAGGttgggctcggcgacgagggcgtcgaggcgtcCACTATTGTCATTtacgggcagcggcgggacgccgacgctgcctTGCGGCTTTGtgtgggccggcgcgcggtcGTGCCCAGCCCGAGGAAGGTGCGTCCTGGCGAGCCactgccccgcgcgccgctcctcttCCCGACaaaggcggcgcgccggcccagGCCACCGCTGGCCCGCGCTACGTCGTCAGtgtacgcgccgccgccggccctttcggcctccgcctcgacctcgtctgTCGCAGTGCCAGACGGGCGGACGCCCGGTAGGAGAGGCGAGAAGCGGCCGCGGAAagacggcgcgacgggtaacgaggacgacaagcgccgccgcgccggacgCATCGTCAAGCCGGTGCCAGATAAGGATACCGACGAGGACATCTTCGGCCGCCGGtccgcgtcgctcgcgccgcgcgcggccagcgtcgcgccctccgcctcggtcgtggtcgaga
This window encodes:
- the ADH6_2 gene encoding NADP-dependent alcohol dehydrogenase 6, translating into MSAPKNNQATGYAITSPSDYLNFQKKTYELEPLEANRVTVAVECCGVCGSDHHTISGGWGPWETQFVVTGHEVVGRVVEVGSAVTQFKVGQRVGVGAQVGSCGNCKWCKNDNENYCPTPVHGYNTKWADGHDHQGGYSTHIRAEELFVFPIPDSIPSVEAASMLCGGLTSFSPLVRNNVGPGSKVGVVGLGGLGHYAVLFGAALGAEVTVFSRSDAKKADALAMGAKRFVATVPGFEKDLFREFDLIVCAASSNQLPIDALLSTLDVEKKFVFVGMPDEGLSNIRSQTLAGNGAALASSHIGSKCEVIRMLDLAVEKKVKPWINVIPMKDAAEAIKAVENGTVRYRTILTQDIEPVA
- the MAL11_0 gene encoding General alpha-glucoside permease yields the protein MGGGATGGGVVLQDGEHMKNTSSNMFVNAAAATDKEHAMTLWQGIKLYPKAIMWSMLISSLCAMEGYDVSLVNAFPPFNRKYGHYTGPEHGYQVSAKWQTSLANGAQCGQILGLIVNGYFTERYGYRPVIMGCLVFLAAVTTIFFCAPSVQVLLVGEILAGIPWGVFQSIAISYASEVCPVALRGYLTTYGNICWGWGQLIGVGVIMAMFKREDQWAYRIPYGLMWMWYPPLLIGVFFAPESPWWLVRHGKLEEAKKSLSRLTSSKADSNFDLDETIDMMRHTTELEKDITSGSSYLDCFKGTDLRRTEIVCMLWATQNFSGNTFSNYSTYFFEQAGLVGTIGYKFAMGQYAINVVGTIVGWVIMSLGVGRRRLFITGLCGLCVTLLVLGFMGLIPDRKAYDRSMATGSLMLVWATWYQISVGSIAFSLVAEMSTRRLQIKTVSLGRAAYNVAAIICNTLTPRMINPEAWNWKNFAGFFWAGSCALCILYHYFRLPEPTGRTFAELDILFERKVPARKFKTTHVNAFDVAINHQVAEDKPELSHVDHVDHVEKV